In Corynebacterium frankenforstense DSM 45800, the DNA window TGCTGCACCATCGTGCGCAGCGTGCCGCGGGCGACGAGCCGGTCGCCCTCGGTGCAGGCGACGTCCCACAGCTGGGTGCGCGAGCCCTGCTGCACCGGGGTGACCTCGGCGCGGATCACGCCGTTCTTGACGGCGCTGATGAAGTCGGTCGAGTTGTGCACGCCGACGACGAGCTTCCCGGTGAAGACGAAGGCGGCCGTGGAGCCGGCGGACTCGACGAGGCTGGCGTAGACGCCGCCGTGGACCAGGCCCACCGGCTGGCGGTGGGCGTCGGTGACCTCGAGGGCCGCGACCACGCGGTCCGGGCCGATGGCCTCGTACCGGATGCCCAGGGTGCGCTCGAGACCGTGGAGGTAGTCGTTGACCTCGGCGATCTCGGACTCGGTGAGCGCCGTGTCGTGCGCCTTCTGGAAGAGCTCGATGATTCTCATGGGAAACCACTCAACCACACCCGCCCCGGAATCGTGCGCACCACACCCC includes these proteins:
- a CDS encoding PaaI family thioesterase gives rise to the protein MRIIELFQKAHDTALTESEIAEVNDYLHGLERTLGIRYEAIGPDRVVAALEVTDAHRQPVGLVHGGVYASLVESAGSTAAFVFTGKLVVGVHNSTDFISAVKNGVIRAEVTPVQQGSRTQLWDVACTEGDRLVARGTLRTMVQH